The uncultured Sphaerochaeta sp. genome includes a window with the following:
- the murB gene encoding UDP-N-acetylmuramate dehydrogenase, translated as MPTNVRNSIEKINLDHLLMENLELASHSSIQCGGNAQWAAYPTNFEELRILINHAKDNNLPLSILGGATNTLISDKGVEGLVILTGHLARRHVQGEMFCVRSGCPLDKAISQAIEDGLEGLEMLGGIPGTVGGAIYGNSGANGVQIGDLLYYVDYMTLDGKLHRMQIHQDEFSYRHSPFTGRDDLILYEAGFRLKPTTQTSEVRKRKDTVKKHRKHKGLYDYPSLGSIFKNPEGKKAAALIDACNLKGHTIGGASVSPTHANIIINREGKATSEEVRALIEYIRATVQSEFHITLQEEIHYLGRW; from the coding sequence ATGCCTACCAATGTACGCAATAGTATTGAAAAAATCAACCTTGACCACCTGCTCATGGAGAATCTGGAACTCGCTTCACACAGTAGCATTCAGTGCGGGGGAAATGCCCAATGGGCTGCCTATCCCACGAATTTCGAGGAACTGAGAATCCTGATCAACCATGCGAAGGACAACAATCTTCCACTCTCAATTCTTGGGGGAGCAACCAATACCTTGATCAGTGACAAGGGGGTCGAAGGACTGGTTATCCTCACCGGCCACCTTGCCCGCAGACATGTACAAGGGGAGATGTTTTGTGTCCGTTCAGGGTGCCCTCTGGATAAAGCAATCTCACAGGCTATCGAGGATGGACTGGAAGGGCTGGAAATGCTTGGCGGCATCCCTGGCACAGTGGGTGGGGCTATCTATGGAAACAGCGGGGCAAACGGCGTACAGATTGGGGACTTGCTCTACTATGTCGACTATATGACCTTGGATGGCAAACTTCATAGGATGCAAATCCACCAGGATGAGTTCTCTTATCGCCACTCCCCTTTTACTGGAAGGGATGATTTGATCCTGTATGAAGCCGGATTCCGCTTGAAGCCTACCACACAAACCAGCGAGGTAAGGAAGCGCAAGGACACGGTTAAAAAGCATCGTAAGCATAAGGGTTTGTACGACTATCCGAGTCTCGGTTCAATATTCAAGAACCCAGAAGGAAAGAAGGCAGCCGCCCTCATTGATGCCTGCAACCTTAAGGGTCACACAATCGGGGGAGCCAGCGTATCCCCAACCCATGCCAACATTATCATCAATCGGGAAGGGAAAGCCACCAGTGAAGAGGTGCGTGCCCTGATCGAGTACATCAGAGCCACTGTACAAAGTGAGTTCCATATCACCTTGCAAGAAGAGATTCACTATCTTGGCCGATGGTAA
- the cysS gene encoding cysteine--tRNA ligase, whose product MPVFLYNTMSRGLEAFEPIRDKEVGLYSCGPTVYNYAHIGNLRTFLFEDLLKRTLLVSGFKVNHVMNITDVGHLTGDGDEGEDKIEKMASQTHRSVWEIAQFYTDAFFKDYDSLNMIRPSVVCKATDHIQQMIDLIKRLEESGHTYVSGGNVYFSIDSIPDYGKLARLDLDSLKTAVRDDVSSDDNKKNPKDFVLWFTKSKHGEQAMMWDSPWGKGFPGWHIECSAMSMHYLGESFDIHCGGIDAIPVHHTNEIAQSEAATGKQWVKYWMHGEFLLDETGKMSKSKGEFLTLDLLKRKGYDAMDYRYYCLGGHYRSQLKFSFEALDTARKARRNVVDRIQGLLKDGAKVVSLKSEKALQYKETFLEHLQHDLASPRGIADLWGVLKDEELAVDEKYSLIMFFDQVFGLDLASVELPKEESFPPEAMTLLEKRLQAKKEKNWPLADALRLELDAMGYLVKDTPTGSSLEKKM is encoded by the coding sequence ATGCCTGTCTTTCTCTATAATACCATGAGCCGTGGTTTGGAAGCATTTGAACCAATACGCGATAAGGAAGTAGGTCTCTACTCATGTGGGCCTACCGTATATAACTATGCACATATCGGAAATCTGAGGACCTTCCTGTTTGAGGACCTGCTGAAGCGCACCCTGCTTGTCTCCGGTTTCAAGGTGAACCATGTCATGAACATCACAGACGTCGGGCACTTGACCGGAGATGGGGATGAAGGTGAGGACAAGATTGAAAAGATGGCAAGCCAGACCCATAGGAGTGTCTGGGAGATTGCCCAGTTCTATACCGATGCATTCTTCAAGGATTATGACTCCTTGAATATGATCAGGCCCAGTGTAGTCTGCAAGGCAACCGACCATATCCAGCAGATGATTGATTTGATCAAGAGGCTGGAGGAGAGCGGCCATACCTATGTCAGTGGAGGCAATGTCTATTTCAGTATCGATTCAATTCCTGACTACGGTAAATTGGCCCGCCTCGATCTTGATTCCCTGAAGACTGCTGTTCGTGATGATGTAAGCAGTGATGACAACAAGAAAAATCCCAAGGACTTCGTTCTCTGGTTCACCAAGAGCAAACATGGGGAGCAGGCGATGATGTGGGATTCCCCATGGGGAAAGGGCTTTCCCGGTTGGCATATTGAGTGCTCCGCGATGAGCATGCATTACCTGGGGGAGTCGTTTGACATTCACTGTGGCGGAATTGATGCAATTCCCGTTCATCACACCAATGAGATTGCGCAGAGTGAGGCTGCAACCGGCAAGCAGTGGGTAAAGTACTGGATGCATGGTGAATTCCTCCTGGATGAGACTGGGAAGATGAGCAAGAGCAAGGGAGAATTCCTTACCCTTGATTTGCTGAAGCGCAAGGGCTACGATGCAATGGATTATCGCTATTACTGCTTGGGTGGCCATTACCGCAGTCAGCTGAAGTTCAGCTTCGAAGCGCTCGATACTGCTCGTAAGGCTCGTAGGAATGTAGTGGATCGCATCCAAGGTCTGCTGAAAGATGGTGCCAAGGTAGTTTCCCTGAAGAGTGAGAAAGCTCTGCAATACAAGGAGACCTTCCTTGAGCATTTGCAGCATGACCTGGCAAGTCCCAGAGGGATCGCAGACCTTTGGGGGGTGCTTAAGGATGAGGAACTAGCCGTAGATGAGAAGTACTCCCTCATCATGTTCTTTGATCAGGTGTTCGGTCTCGATCTTGCATCTGTTGAGCTGCCGAAAGAAGAATCATTTCCTCCTGAGGCAATGACGCTACTCGAGAAGAGACTGCAGGCGAAGAAGGAAAAGAACTGGCCGCTTGCTGATGCTCTGCGCCTCGAGCTGGATGCAATGGGCTACCTTGTCAAAGACACCCCAACGGGAAGTTCTTTGGAAAAAAAGATGTAA
- a CDS encoding RNA polymerase sigma factor has protein sequence MEIQSNDERAFRQVYEQVFPILMRVVYHVTNNQDLAEEICQEAFIRFFDKGMEFATLNDAKYWLIRVSKNLAINQVKRKAREMNMVDKLKKYPSTGANHSDGSQVLMEKETRKLVQEAIDQLPEKFRLVIVMKEYTDMDYKQIAQVLHISESNVKVRVYRARKMLESILSQE, from the coding sequence ATGGAAATACAAAGCAACGATGAGCGAGCGTTTCGGCAAGTATATGAGCAGGTATTCCCGATATTGATGCGTGTGGTTTATCACGTAACCAATAATCAGGACCTTGCAGAGGAGATTTGTCAGGAAGCTTTCATCCGGTTCTTTGACAAAGGCATGGAGTTCGCTACCCTTAATGATGCCAAGTATTGGCTCATCAGGGTTTCGAAGAATCTTGCCATCAACCAAGTGAAGCGGAAAGCCCGCGAGATGAACATGGTGGATAAATTGAAAAAGTATCCATCCACGGGGGCAAACCATTCTGACGGATCTCAGGTATTGATGGAGAAGGAGACCAGGAAACTTGTTCAGGAAGCAATTGACCAGCTACCAGAAAAGTTCCGCCTAGTCATTGTGATGAAAGAGTACACCGATATGGACTACAAGCAGATCGCACAGGTGTTGCATATTTCCGAAAGTAACGTGAAGGTACGAGTCTATCGGGCAAGGAAGATGCTCGAGTCGATTCTCAGCCAGGAGTGA
- a CDS encoding zf-HC2 domain-containing protein → MCVDDELLNTYLDGELQEPWRTQVQEHLGYCNACRQRLEQLRALHQKVADAVLPDSEISARQDRVLQYFEKTRFSSSNKKMHIFRKKIQVRLVPALITSAAAFVVVFIGAFVLFGNSSQQGQEILPGVASQIDSAHIQQVTEVQKPTLDMFSLEQIVQHLDAMGYAVKLEVKAVTPLE, encoded by the coding sequence ATGTGTGTCGATGACGAATTGTTGAATACCTATTTGGATGGCGAATTACAGGAGCCTTGGAGGACTCAGGTCCAGGAACACCTAGGCTATTGCAACGCGTGTCGCCAGAGACTTGAACAGCTTCGCGCCCTTCACCAGAAAGTTGCAGATGCTGTTCTGCCTGATTCAGAAATCTCTGCCCGGCAGGATCGAGTACTCCAATATTTTGAGAAGACACGTTTTTCTTCCTCAAACAAGAAAATGCATATTTTTCGAAAGAAAATCCAGGTCAGGCTTGTACCTGCCTTGATTACCTCTGCGGCAGCCTTTGTCGTGGTATTTATCGGTGCCTTTGTGCTATTTGGAAACAGCTCCCAGCAGGGACAGGAAATCCTTCCTGGGGTTGCCTCCCAAATTGACAGTGCCCATATCCAGCAAGTGACCGAAGTACAGAAACCTACCCTAGATATGTTCAGTTTGGAGCAGATTGTCCAGCATCTTGATGCAATGGGGTATGCAGTGAAGCTGGAAGTGAAGGCGGTCACTCCTCTCGAATAG
- a CDS encoding valine--tRNA ligase: protein MKAVELPKAYDPKQFEDRIYQQWLEEGKFKPAEGKEPPFTIVMPPPNVTGILHMGHALNNSLQDILTRYYRMSGRTTLWLPGTDHAGIATQHVVERQLAKEGLRRQDLGRDKFLERTWQVKEKHHDIITDQLKKIGCSCDWDHERFTMDEGLSQAVRESFVTLYERGLIYKGEYLVNYCPKCGTALADDEVEYQELGGFLYDVRYPYSDGSGYITVATTRPETMFGDVAVAVHPDDERYTHLVGKLIDLPLTDKKIPIIADSFVEMGFGTGMVKITPAHDPNDWQCGMRHGLEKVNVLNPDGTLNENCPEKYRGMSAVDARSLVVADLKEQGFLVKEVVHNHDVGHCYRCHTVIEPYLSNQWFVKMEGMAKKALQAWKDEKVVFYPKRWENTYTHWLENIHDWCISRQLWWGHRIPVWECQDCHEIIVSREDPSTCPKCGSKNLIQESDVLDTWFSSWLWPFSTLGWPEKSADLKQFFPTSTLVTGYDIIFFWVSRMIMASLEFLGEVPFKDIYITGLVRDKQGRKMSKSLGNGIDPLDVVSQYGADAMKFTLAYMATQGQDILIDMETFKLGSRFANKVWNAARFLLMNLEGVELGDIANVELNTLDQWIYNQLNEAAMKIKVAMENYKFNDGAQAVYDFFWNDFCDWYVESAKRGLYSEKPEEKQRQVTILLDLLAESMRLMHPFSSFISEEIYQKLPNVDDQLIESRYPIFQKEREHADEATLVQRMQEAVTALRAMRSELGIPVERKIRVVVKCDKDFFASEFFAEQKALMATFAGASSIEVDSTDTIDVAGAFPVAGTGYEMYVFVREAIDVEKEIARLESDLDKHDMNLSKVMAKLSNEKFLQNAKEEAIEKEKGKKAEFEEKIEKGKKHLALLKSFL, encoded by the coding sequence GTGAAGGCTGTTGAGTTACCGAAAGCCTATGATCCAAAACAATTCGAGGATCGAATTTACCAGCAATGGCTGGAAGAAGGAAAGTTCAAACCCGCTGAGGGTAAGGAACCTCCATTTACTATCGTCATGCCTCCTCCCAATGTAACTGGGATACTACACATGGGCCATGCCTTGAACAACTCCCTGCAAGATATCCTCACCCGTTACTACCGGATGAGTGGCAGGACAACCCTCTGGCTCCCCGGTACTGACCATGCAGGTATCGCCACACAGCATGTGGTTGAACGCCAGCTTGCAAAAGAAGGGTTGCGACGTCAGGACCTGGGACGTGACAAGTTCCTGGAAAGGACCTGGCAGGTAAAGGAAAAGCATCATGATATCATCACTGACCAATTGAAAAAGATTGGTTGCAGTTGTGACTGGGATCATGAACGATTCACCATGGATGAAGGTCTGAGCCAGGCCGTGCGGGAGAGTTTTGTCACCCTCTATGAGCGTGGTTTGATCTACAAGGGTGAGTACCTGGTCAACTACTGCCCCAAGTGTGGTACGGCTCTCGCTGATGATGAGGTTGAATACCAGGAGCTTGGTGGATTCCTCTACGACGTACGCTATCCCTATAGTGATGGAAGTGGTTATATCACTGTTGCTACGACAAGGCCTGAGACCATGTTTGGTGATGTGGCTGTTGCAGTGCACCCTGATGATGAACGCTATACCCATCTTGTCGGCAAGTTGATCGATCTTCCCCTCACTGACAAAAAGATCCCCATCATTGCAGACAGCTTTGTGGAAATGGGGTTCGGGACCGGAATGGTAAAGATTACCCCTGCACATGACCCCAATGACTGGCAGTGTGGTATGCGCCATGGTCTTGAAAAGGTCAATGTGTTGAATCCTGATGGCACACTCAATGAGAACTGCCCTGAAAAGTACCGTGGCATGAGTGCGGTCGATGCACGCTCCTTGGTGGTCGCAGACCTGAAGGAACAGGGATTCCTGGTCAAGGAAGTTGTCCACAACCATGATGTTGGGCATTGTTACCGTTGTCATACGGTCATCGAGCCGTATCTTTCAAACCAGTGGTTCGTGAAGATGGAAGGGATGGCCAAGAAGGCATTGCAGGCTTGGAAGGATGAGAAGGTGGTCTTCTATCCCAAGCGCTGGGAGAATACCTACACCCACTGGCTGGAAAACATCCACGACTGGTGTATCAGTCGACAGCTCTGGTGGGGACACCGTATACCCGTATGGGAGTGTCAGGATTGCCATGAGATCATTGTAAGTCGGGAAGATCCCTCAACATGCCCCAAGTGTGGTTCCAAGAACCTCATCCAGGAGAGTGATGTGCTCGATACTTGGTTCAGTTCCTGGCTATGGCCTTTCAGTACGCTTGGTTGGCCTGAGAAGAGTGCCGACTTGAAGCAGTTCTTCCCTACAAGTACCTTGGTTACTGGATATGACATCATCTTCTTCTGGGTGAGCCGGATGATCATGGCCTCCCTGGAATTCCTTGGTGAAGTCCCATTCAAGGATATTTACATCACCGGTTTGGTACGTGACAAGCAGGGAAGGAAGATGAGCAAGAGCCTTGGCAATGGCATAGACCCTCTGGATGTTGTTTCCCAGTATGGTGCTGATGCTATGAAGTTCACGCTTGCCTATATGGCTACCCAGGGACAGGATATTCTTATCGATATGGAAACTTTCAAGCTTGGGAGCCGTTTTGCCAACAAGGTCTGGAATGCAGCCCGTTTCCTCCTGATGAATCTTGAAGGGGTGGAACTGGGTGATATCGCCAACGTTGAGCTCAATACACTGGATCAGTGGATCTATAATCAACTTAACGAGGCAGCAATGAAGATCAAGGTGGCCATGGAGAACTATAAGTTCAATGATGGAGCACAGGCTGTCTATGATTTCTTCTGGAATGACTTCTGTGACTGGTATGTAGAGAGTGCCAAGCGTGGTCTCTATAGTGAAAAGCCTGAGGAGAAACAGAGACAGGTAACCATCTTGCTCGACTTGCTTGCTGAGTCCATGCGTTTGATGCATCCCTTCTCTTCGTTCATCAGTGAAGAGATCTACCAGAAGCTTCCCAATGTTGATGACCAATTGATCGAAAGCAGGTATCCCATTTTCCAGAAAGAACGGGAACATGCAGATGAGGCTACCCTTGTACAGAGGATGCAGGAGGCTGTTACCGCTCTTAGGGCAATGCGCTCTGAGTTAGGCATCCCTGTGGAGCGTAAGATCAGGGTAGTGGTGAAGTGTGACAAGGATTTCTTTGCCTCTGAGTTCTTCGCTGAGCAGAAAGCATTGATGGCTACCTTTGCTGGGGCATCCTCAATCGAAGTGGACAGCACTGATACTATCGATGTCGCAGGAGCGTTCCCCGTAGCAGGGACTGGCTATGAGATGTATGTATTTGTCAGGGAAGCGATCGATGTAGAAAAGGAAATTGCCCGTCTGGAAAGCGACCTGGACAAGCATGACATGAACCTTTCCAAGGTGATGGCCAAACTTTCCAACGAGAAGTTCCTCCAGAACGCCAAGGAGGAAGCAATCGAGAAAGAGAAGGGTAAGAAAGCTGAGTTTGAGGAGAAGATTGAGAAAGGGAAGAAGCACTTGGCCCTACTCAAGAGTTTCCTGTAA
- a CDS encoding glycosyltransferase family 2 protein produces the protein MSMILSLIIGVLGLYAFILTLSNIRYLSDLQSTIRLECSDELVSVLIPARNEEHTIGPCVRSLLEQNHTNLEILILDDGSDDDTANIVRTLCQEDGRVRLIPGKPLERGWRGKIFAMQQLYEASRGDYLLFTDADTVHNPDSVTYGLSLLKGHNASMLSGYPKQLTRNIGVELLVSAMLFNPTLYVPFRLQERLQFPMFAMAIGQYMFLSRSALNHMEGFSHIKSEICDDVLLARSCVKLREKQLFAPMSEALTCEMFPSFKEAFHGLERSINGVVKRGWISTILILAIVLVLIILAFSPFLPLYLALAGESLITIMPSLAGTLLFLAAWVINAKFFKFSFSSAFLAHITVFFVVLMYLHGLFLVLTGRGFDWKGRKIS, from the coding sequence ATGAGTATGATCCTCTCTCTCATAATAGGCGTCCTGGGGTTGTACGCTTTCATCCTTACACTCTCCAATATCCGCTATCTATCCGACCTACAGAGTACCATACGATTGGAATGCTCCGATGAGTTGGTCAGTGTCTTGATCCCTGCGAGGAATGAGGAACATACCATTGGCCCCTGCGTACGTTCACTGCTTGAGCAGAACCATACGAATCTTGAGATTCTTATTCTTGATGACGGTTCTGATGATGATACTGCAAATATTGTACGAACACTTTGCCAGGAAGATGGACGTGTCCGTCTTATTCCAGGAAAACCTCTGGAGAGAGGCTGGAGGGGAAAGATCTTTGCAATGCAGCAACTCTATGAGGCAAGTAGAGGCGACTATCTGCTCTTCACAGATGCCGATACGGTACACAATCCAGACTCTGTCACCTATGGGCTTTCGCTGCTCAAGGGACATAATGCCTCCATGCTCAGCGGCTATCCCAAGCAGCTTACCAGGAACATAGGTGTTGAGTTATTGGTGAGTGCGATGCTGTTCAACCCTACCCTCTATGTACCTTTCAGGCTCCAGGAACGACTCCAGTTTCCCATGTTTGCCATGGCGATCGGACAGTATATGTTCCTTAGCCGTAGTGCACTCAATCATATGGAAGGATTTTCACACATCAAGAGCGAAATATGTGATGACGTCCTCCTTGCTCGCAGCTGTGTCAAATTACGGGAGAAACAACTCTTCGCACCGATGAGTGAAGCACTGACCTGTGAAATGTTCCCCTCGTTCAAGGAAGCCTTCCATGGCCTAGAGCGTTCCATCAACGGAGTGGTCAAACGAGGGTGGATCAGTACCATTCTTATCCTCGCAATTGTCCTCGTACTGATAATTCTCGCCTTCTCCCCGTTTCTCCCGCTCTATCTTGCTTTAGCGGGCGAATCCTTGATTACCATCATGCCCAGCCTCGCAGGCACGCTCCTCTTTCTTGCAGCCTGGGTGATCAACGCCAAGTTCTTCAAATTCTCATTTTCTTCAGCATTTTTGGCCCATATCACTGTTTTCTTCGTGGTGCTCATGTATCTCCATGGGCTCTTCTTGGTGCTCACAGGGAGGGGATTCGATTGGAAAGGCCGAAAAATATCGTAA
- a CDS encoding U32 family peptidase C-terminal domain-containing protein, producing the protein MSVELLSPAGNLEKLRLAFEYGADAAYMGLSDFSLRANAKNFSEKDLQEVSRLKQSSGKRLYGTLNMIFDEQKLSSLQEQMGIIKSWPFDAFIISDLGLVPILQDALGDDVELHLSTQASCTNSSSASMYRNMGFSRVILGRETPLDDIKRIKDANPDLQLEVFVHGAMCMAYSGRCLLSSHLAGRSANQGDCSHTCRWNYRLATTDAIEDVLRSGALALEEEQRSGVYYPISEQDGYTTILSSKDLCMIDHLGELVDAGVDSLKIEGRMKSSYYVAVVTRAYRKALDSLKTGDESWKEYREDLFNISHREYSTGFFFGHGPVDPVMGESIDKSTEKGYERNYLFCGFVGEKVADGIYTLDLKNQIKDTMKIEYISKDVPKIEDEGFTLLDADHMPVGQADHGKTQYIKTTKPIEKGYIIRRESMVK; encoded by the coding sequence GTGAGCGTTGAGTTACTGAGTCCTGCAGGTAACCTAGAAAAGCTGCGTCTTGCATTTGAATATGGTGCGGACGCAGCATACATGGGACTGAGTGACTTCTCCTTGCGTGCCAATGCCAAGAACTTCAGTGAAAAAGACTTACAGGAGGTTTCCCGTTTGAAACAATCAAGCGGGAAACGCTTGTATGGCACGCTGAACATGATTTTTGATGAGCAAAAGCTCTCCTCATTGCAGGAACAGATGGGGATCATCAAATCCTGGCCCTTCGATGCATTCATCATCAGCGACTTGGGACTTGTTCCCATCCTGCAAGATGCACTGGGAGATGACGTTGAACTTCACCTCTCAACACAGGCCAGCTGTACCAATTCCAGTAGTGCCTCCATGTACAGAAATATGGGATTCTCCCGTGTAATACTGGGCAGGGAAACACCTCTGGATGACATCAAACGGATCAAGGATGCAAATCCCGACCTTCAGCTGGAAGTATTCGTCCATGGGGCTATGTGCATGGCCTACTCCGGCCGATGCCTGCTCTCCAGCCATCTTGCTGGCAGAAGTGCTAACCAGGGGGATTGCAGTCATACCTGTAGGTGGAACTACCGTCTGGCAACCACAGATGCAATCGAGGATGTCCTGAGAAGTGGAGCATTGGCCTTGGAAGAAGAGCAACGAAGTGGTGTCTACTACCCTATCTCTGAACAGGATGGGTATACCACCATACTCTCCAGCAAGGACCTATGCATGATAGACCACTTGGGAGAACTCGTTGACGCCGGTGTGGATTCCTTGAAGATTGAAGGCAGGATGAAGAGCAGCTACTACGTGGCTGTGGTAACCAGGGCATATAGAAAAGCACTCGATAGCCTGAAAACCGGCGATGAGAGCTGGAAGGAATACCGGGAGGACTTGTTCAATATCAGCCATCGTGAGTACTCCACAGGATTTTTCTTTGGTCACGGACCGGTAGATCCTGTGATGGGTGAGTCAATCGACAAGAGTACAGAGAAAGGATATGAGAGAAACTATCTCTTCTGTGGGTTTGTCGGTGAGAAGGTAGCTGATGGTATCTACACATTGGACCTGAAGAACCAGATCAAGGACACCATGAAGATAGAGTATATTTCCAAGGATGTACCGAAGATTGAGGACGAAGGATTCACCCTGCTTGATGCTGACCATATGCCGGTAGGGCAAGCTGACCATGGAAAGACCCAGTACATCAAAACAACCAAGCCGATTGAGAAAGGTTATATCATCCGCAGGGAATCTATGGTTAAATAA